In Leuconostoc kimchii IMSNU 11154, the DNA window CAAGTCGCAAAAAGCACGCGACCAACGCTATTTATACAAGGTGGCGCTGATACGTTTGTGCCTACTCGAATGGTCTATCCACTTTATCGTGCTTTACGCGCACCGAAAGCATTATGGATAGGTAAAGGGTCAAAGCACGTTCAAAGTTTCAATGACCATCCTGTTGCGTACAGGGAACAAATCCAAAAATTTTTGATGCAGTATGATCGCTGATGAGTAGTTAATAAAAACATTTTAAAGTAGTATCACGAAACTATTTTAAAGTGTTTTTTAGCACGGTCTTATCGGGTTGGTATTTTTCATGATATAATAATGGATATTAAATGAGGAAAAATTTATGCAATTAGCATCAGAAAAGATACAACAGGCTGATCACTGGCAGCGCTTAGTGATTAAAGTTGGGACAAGCACAATCGTTGAAGCATCAGGTGAAATAAATTATCCCATTATCAATCGTTTGTCGCAAACATTAACACAGCTGAGAAAAGATGGGCATGAGGTGATTTTGGTCACATCTGGTGCCATTGGCGTTGCACTTCAACAAATGAAGATTGCAAAAAGGCCAACCGCTATTCCAGAGCAACAGGCGTTAGCAGCCATTGGTCAAAGTTACTTGATGGCGATTTATAATCAAAGTTTTGCATTTTATCAGCAACATGTTGGTCAAGTTTTATTGACTTATGATGTCTTTAGTAACAAACAGATGCTATCAAATACGATTAATGCGATTGAATCAATGTTGGCTCAAAATGTTATTCCAATTATTAATGAAAACGATGTCATTGCAGTGGATGAACTAGAACATCAACATTCGTTTGGCGATAACGATCGCTTAGCTGCCATTGTGACGCATGAAACAGGCGCTGAGGGGTTAATTGTCTTAAGTGATATTAATGCTTTATATACTGCTAATCCGTATGTTGACCCTATGGCTGAGCCAATACCATTGGTTACGCGTATCACTGAAGAGTTATTGGCAGGCGCTGTTGGTTCATCCCAATTAGGAACAGGTGGTATGGCAACAAAGCTTTATGCTGCTGATTATTTGATGTCAAAAAATCGAAAAATGGTGTTGATCAATGGCGATAATCCAGCAACTATTTTAGATATTGTGAATGGACAACAAGTTGGTACGTTATTTAAAGGAGAATGATATGGTCTTAACTGTAGAGGAAATTGGACAACGTGCCAAGAAGGCGACAAACCAAGTTGCGGCGCTAACCATTGAAAAACGAAATGCGTTATTATTGCAAATGGCGCAGGCAATCATAGATCAACAAGATGCAATTATTGCGGCCAACAAAGAAGACTTGGCTGAATATGGTCATACATTGAGCGGTCCAATGCAGAAGCGGCTAACCTTGGATGCTGTGGCCATTCAGGATATTGCGCAATCGCTAAAAGCTGTTGCTACGTTACCTGACCCCTTAGCCGGTCCTTATGATCAGTGGCAAACACATGTTGAATTGAAAATCATCAAAAAAATTGTACCACTTGGTGTCGTTGCCATGGTTTACGAGGCACGTCCTAATGTCACTGTTGATGCGGCAGCATTGACTTTGAAATCTGGTAATGTTGTTATTCTACGTGGTGGAAAGGAAGCTATCCATAGTAACACTTTTCTAGCAGGCGTTTTGCGACAAGTGTTGACTGATAGCCAGTTAAATCCTGATATTATTCAATTGATTACTGACACATCGCACGATTCAGTCAATGATTTACTACATATGAGGAAAATAGTTGATGTTCTTATTCCTCGTGGTTCAGCAAAGTTTATTGATTTTGTTGTGGCTAATGCAACCGTTCCGGTGATTGAAACTGGTGCGGGAAACACGCATATCTTTGTGGATGACTCAGCCGATCAAGATGAGGCCATACGTATTATCCACAACGCAAAAACGCAAAAACCGTCTGTTTGTAATTCAGCTGAAAAACTATTGATTCATGAAAGTATTGTGGCAAAGTTTTTACCTAAAGTTGCTACTAAGCTGGTATCTTCTCACGTTGAATTAAGAGGAGACGATGCTAGTCGTCAGATCGACCAAAATATTTTACCAGCAACAGCGTTAGACTGGGATACAGAGTATAATGATCTCATCATGGGTATTAAAATTGTTGCAGATGCAGATGCCGCCATCGATTGGATTAATCAGCATACAACGCATCACTCCGAGACAATCATTAGCGAGACGCCAGAACATGTCGTTAAATTTATGAATGCTGTTGATGCAGCTGTTGTTTATCAAAATGCCTCTAGTCGTTTCACAGATGGGTTTGAGTTTGGATTTGGTGCCGAGATTGGTATTTCAACCCAAAAATTACATGCGCGTGGGCCTATGGGATTACCTGCATTAACAACAATCAAATATGAAGTATTTGGTGATGGGCAAATCCGTGTGTGATAATGAATAACTATCGGTGCTTTGATTGTTAGATTATTGTTTTAACAGACGACAAATAATAGGAGAGTAACCCATGAAAATTTATGCTGTTCGCCATGGACAAACCATATTTAATGTACTTGATAAGGTGCAGGGTTGGGCAGATACGCCATTAACCAAAAAAGGCGAACAAGATGGCGTTGCTGCAGGACAACGTTTAAAAAATGTCCATTTTGATGTCGCGCTAGCATCAGACACATCACGAGCAATCCATACGGCAGAATTTATCTTAGCTAAAAATAACCATCCAACACCGCAGTTGACATATACGCCGGATTGGCGTGAGTTCTTTTTTGGTAGTTTTGAAGGCGGTGATAATAAAGCCATGTGGGGCGCTACTGCAAAATCTTTGGGTATTGATACGGAACAACCTGATGAGTTGGCACGCCATGTAGACATGACAAAAATTATGAACGCAATTCATGAAGTAGATTCAAAACATCTTGGTGAAGATGCCGCTGCTTTTTGGCAAAGAATGGATCAGTCATTGGCTAAATTACAGCAAACGTATCATGATGAGGATACAGTTTTACTTGTGACACATGGTCAATTAATTTGGAATTTAGCACAAAACTATGGGCATTTAGAAACAGCTGATCGACCAAAAAATGGTGCAGTAGCCGTATTTAACCTTGATAAAAATGGCCATTTTAGTGTTGATAACTTTAATGATGTGACAACCATTTTCTAAAGTAACAACGATGTCCGCTAGAATATAAAAGGAAGCTAAATCATATTTAGCTTCCTTTTATATTAATTGCTCAAAACAGAGAGCATCAATGTTTGAAAATCAGTAACAAAACGGTCAGTATCAACTAGTATAGCTGCTTTTGAACTTGTTGGTTCGAGCAGTTTGTCCTTATCACCAATTGTTCGGCCATAATCACCACTTTTTTTATCATATGTTACACGCATAGATAAGGGTAATGTCGTGACATATGTTGGATCAATGCCAACAGCTACAGCTAATGGGTCGTGTAAAGCAGCACCCTTTTTATCAATACCCAGGTTAGCGTAGGCATCAATATAAAAATCCATTAATTCAGCAAATTTATTAGCAGCTTTTGTACCTAAATCACGCCAAGCAGTCGTTTCTTGTTTAGTGAGTAGTGTTCTCAAAGTCACATCTAAACCAACCATTGTGAGGTTCTTTTGATGTGTAAAAACATAATCAGCATCTTCAGGGTCTTGATGAATATTAGCTTCAGTAAACGGTGTCACATTGCCTGGTACTGTTAATGCGCCGCCCATCAAAGTAGTGTTTCCGATGAGTGTTGCGACTGCGGGATCCTTTTTAATAGCAGTTGCTAAGTTTGTGAGCGGACCAGTAGGAATAAAAATTAAATCGTCTGAGAATTGGTGTGCAGATGTAATTAAGAAATCAACGCCACTTTGTGTTTCAACATGACGTGGGGATGTTTCCAAAACAACGTCGCCAATACCGTTTTTACCATGGATCAGCTGTGAAATGGGCATCACATCAAAATGATCAGTTGTTGACGAGTGACTTTCACCAATAAAGGCGGGGACATCATCGGCACCAAGTAAATGCAATAGGTTTAATGAGTTTTGTGCAGCTGTCTCAATTAAGGTATTACCGTAACTTGAAATAATACCAATAAGATCAA includes these proteins:
- a CDS encoding nucleoside hydrolase — translated: MAQKKMILDLDTGIDDALALAYAVADPNVDLIGIISSYGNTLIETAAQNSLNLLHLLGADDVPAFIGESHSSTTDHFDVMPISQLIHGKNGIGDVVLETSPRHVETQSGVDFLITSAHQFSDDLIFIPTGPLTNLATAIKKDPAVATLIGNTTLMGGALTVPGNVTPFTEANIHQDPEDADYVFTHQKNLTMVGLDVTLRTLLTKQETTAWRDLGTKAANKFAELMDFYIDAYANLGIDKKGAALHDPLAVAVGIDPTYVTTLPLSMRVTYDKKSGDYGRTIGDKDKLLEPTSSKAAILVDTDRFVTDFQTLMLSVLSN
- a CDS encoding histidine phosphatase family protein translates to MKIYAVRHGQTIFNVLDKVQGWADTPLTKKGEQDGVAAGQRLKNVHFDVALASDTSRAIHTAEFILAKNNHPTPQLTYTPDWREFFFGSFEGGDNKAMWGATAKSLGIDTEQPDELARHVDMTKIMNAIHEVDSKHLGEDAAAFWQRMDQSLAKLQQTYHDEDTVLLVTHGQLIWNLAQNYGHLETADRPKNGAVAVFNLDKNGHFSVDNFNDVTTIF
- the proB gene encoding glutamate 5-kinase → MQLASEKIQQADHWQRLVIKVGTSTIVEASGEINYPIINRLSQTLTQLRKDGHEVILVTSGAIGVALQQMKIAKRPTAIPEQQALAAIGQSYLMAIYNQSFAFYQQHVGQVLLTYDVFSNKQMLSNTINAIESMLAQNVIPIINENDVIAVDELEHQHSFGDNDRLAAIVTHETGAEGLIVLSDINALYTANPYVDPMAEPIPLVTRITEELLAGAVGSSQLGTGGMATKLYAADYLMSKNRKMVLINGDNPATILDIVNGQQVGTLFKGE
- a CDS encoding glutamate-5-semialdehyde dehydrogenase; this translates as MVLTVEEIGQRAKKATNQVAALTIEKRNALLLQMAQAIIDQQDAIIAANKEDLAEYGHTLSGPMQKRLTLDAVAIQDIAQSLKAVATLPDPLAGPYDQWQTHVELKIIKKIVPLGVVAMVYEARPNVTVDAAALTLKSGNVVILRGGKEAIHSNTFLAGVLRQVLTDSQLNPDIIQLITDTSHDSVNDLLHMRKIVDVLIPRGSAKFIDFVVANATVPVIETGAGNTHIFVDDSADQDEAIRIIHNAKTQKPSVCNSAEKLLIHESIVAKFLPKVATKLVSSHVELRGDDASRQIDQNILPATALDWDTEYNDLIMGIKIVADADAAIDWINQHTTHHSETIISETPEHVVKFMNAVDAAVVYQNASSRFTDGFEFGFGAEIGISTQKLHARGPMGLPALTTIKYEVFGDGQIRV